One Etheostoma cragini isolate CJK2018 chromosome 19, CSU_Ecrag_1.0, whole genome shotgun sequence DNA segment encodes these proteins:
- the ankrd46b gene encoding ankyrin repeat domain-containing protein 46 translates to MSYVFINDSSQTNVPLLQACIDGDLPFAKRLLETGCDPNIRDNRGRTGLHLAAARGNVEICRLLHKFGADLLATDYQGNTALHLCGHVDTIQFLVSNGLKIDICNHNGSTPLVLAKRRGVNKDAIRLLEGLEEQEVKGFNRGPHSKLETMQMADSESAMESHSLLNPNLQSSEGVLSSFRTTWQEFVEDLGFWRVLLLLVVIALLSLGIAYYVSGVLPFSSSQLELVH, encoded by the exons ATGTCCTATGTCTTCATCAATGACTCGTCGCAGACTAACGTGCCCCTGCTGCAGGCCTGCATCGATGGAGACCTGCCGTTCGCCAAGAGGCTCCTGGAGACGGGCTGCGACCCCAACATCCGAGACAACCGGGGTCGCACCGGCCTGCACCTAGCCGCCGCGCGAGGGAACGTGGAGATATGCCGGCTCCTGCACAAGTTCGGGGCCGATCTGCTGGCGACTGATTACCAAGGAAACACAGCTCTGCATCTCTGTGGTCATGTGGACACGATACAGTTCCTGGTCTCCAACGGGCTGAAGATCGATATCTG CAACCACAACGGCTCCACCCCTCTGGTGCTGGCGAAGAGACGCGGCGTCAACAAGGACGCCATCCGTCTGCTGGAGGGACTGGAGGAGCAGGAGGTGAAGGGCTTCAACAGAGGACCCCACTCCAAACTGGAGACCATGCAGATGGCCGACAGCGAGAG TGCGATGGAGAGCCACTCCCTGCTCAACCCCAACCTGCAGAGCAGCGAGGGCGTCCTGTCCAGCTTCAGGACCACCTGGCAGGAGTTTGTGGAGGACCTGGGCTTCTGGAgggtcctgctgctgctggtggtcaTCGCCCTCCTCTCCCTGGGCATCGCCTATTACGTCAGCGGAGTCCTGCCTTTCTCCAGCAGCCAGCTGGAGCTGGTGCACTGA